One genomic window of Arachis stenosperma cultivar V10309 chromosome 10, arast.V10309.gnm1.PFL2, whole genome shotgun sequence includes the following:
- the LOC130954225 gene encoding ras-related protein RABC1-like produces the protein MDSSSSQEFDYLFKLLMIGDSGVGKSSLLLCFTSDTFDDLAPTIGVDFKVKYVMMDGKKLKLAIWDTAGQERFRTLTSSYYRGAQGIIMVYDVTRRETFTNLSEVWAKEIELYSTNQDCIKMLVGNKVDKESDRVVTKKEGIDFAREYGCLFIECSAKTRVNVQQCFEELVLKILDTPSLLAEGSKGIKKNIFKDKPPQSDAATSGCC, from the exons ATGGATTCAAGTTCGAGCCAGGAATTCGATTACCTGTTTAAGCTGTTGATGATTGGGGACTCCGGCGTCGGCAAGAGCAGCCTTCTTCTCTGTTTCACCTCCGATACCTTCGACGATCTCGCCCCCACCATTG GTGTTGATTTTAAGGTCAAGTATGTAATGATGGATGGTAAAAAGCTCAAGCTTGCTATCTGGGATACAG CTGGTCAGGAGAGATTCAGAACATTGACAAGTTCGTACTACCGAGGGGCACAAGGGATCATTATGG TTTATGATGTAACTCGGCGAGAAACATTTACAAACCTCTCTGAAGTGTGGGCAAAGGAAATAGAACTTTATTCAACAAACCAAGATTGCATCAAGATGCTTGTAGGAAACAAAGTGGATAAG GAGAGTGATAGAGTTGTGACAAAGAAAGAGGGAATTGACTTTGCAAGGGAATACGGTTGCCTATTTATTGAATGCAGTGCTAAAACTCGAGTAAATGTACAACAATGCTTTGAAGAGCTTGTTTTGAAG ATTTTGGATACACCTAGCCTCTTAGCCGAGGGTTCTAAGGGGATTAAGAAGAACATTTTTAAGGACAAGCCACCGCAATCTGATGCAGCCACAAGTGGTTGTTGCTGA